The following proteins are encoded in a genomic region of Gimesia algae:
- a CDS encoding BlaI/MecI/CopY family transcriptional regulator, with product MPELHLTKCELEVMDVVWRKKRVTVQNVVDTLERPLAYTTVMTTLKILDETRGVVRRMKEGRAYVYEPAVSREKISRNMADDLTQRLFGGSVKSLVLSLVESDSMSRSDIEELKQAIQSLEKDS from the coding sequence ATGCCTGAACTTCATCTGACCAAATGCGAACTCGAAGTAATGGACGTTGTCTGGCGGAAAAAACGTGTCACTGTTCAGAATGTTGTCGATACTCTCGAACGCCCACTGGCTTATACGACCGTCATGACAACGTTGAAGATACTTGATGAGACACGCGGAGTCGTCCGACGGATGAAGGAAGGCCGCGCCTATGTCTATGAGCCAGCGGTCTCGCGCGAGAAAATTAGTCGCAACATGGCTGATGACCTTACTCAGCGGCTCTTCGGCGGATCGGTGAAATCGCTTGTGCTCAGCCTCGTCGAAAGCGATTCAATGTCGCGATCAGACATCGAGGAATTGAAACAGGCAATTCAATCCTTGGAGAAAGACTCATGA
- a CDS encoding M56 family metallopeptidase → MTSTQFLELAISLSVQVALVIIVAHWLGRLVNSEQMQCRLWTICYVVLLSLIGVALLLPHPRLFQPWVSIGAQHTTTLVTIEMQLGQILFFVWLAGASVSLMVFFFRSFQVNRFLNTCQPLDLDEFVSEENQLDIPELTSFPSKQRLRLLTSTRLTTPFCSQFHYPYIVVPEYLLGFDRQKLNFIIRHELEHLKTGHPLQLFLQRVVEVIFWFHPMVWWASQQSSISREFACDEAAIDSPSDIVMYLQTLLTIMEYSASQAEETPTSLAFGRGKSIVAKRARRLTQIAKRKEIDRRSRILGPAACFSLVMLATLIGFLWLPIDVLASSRTNWSPWPTWSAGVLHDFDIPARDFEVFDPRIELHELLEHQTPESIDDD, encoded by the coding sequence ATGACGTCAACACAATTCCTTGAATTGGCTATTTCACTCTCCGTGCAAGTTGCGCTCGTTATTATCGTGGCCCATTGGTTAGGACGGCTCGTAAATAGCGAACAGATGCAGTGTCGCTTATGGACCATCTGTTATGTGGTTCTACTTTCGCTGATCGGAGTTGCCCTATTGTTACCCCATCCCAGATTATTCCAGCCTTGGGTTTCGATTGGTGCGCAGCACACAACAACGCTTGTAACCATAGAAATGCAGTTAGGACAAATATTATTCTTTGTTTGGCTTGCCGGAGCCAGTGTTTCCTTGATGGTATTTTTCTTTCGCTCTTTTCAAGTCAATCGCTTTCTCAATACTTGCCAACCTCTTGATCTCGACGAATTTGTTTCTGAAGAGAATCAACTCGACATTCCTGAACTGACATCCTTTCCATCGAAACAAAGACTTCGATTATTAACAAGTACGAGGTTGACGACTCCATTTTGCTCCCAGTTCCACTATCCTTACATTGTAGTACCGGAATATCTGCTCGGATTTGATCGTCAGAAATTAAACTTCATCATCCGGCATGAATTAGAACATCTCAAAACCGGACATCCGCTGCAATTATTTCTACAGCGTGTAGTTGAAGTGATTTTTTGGTTTCATCCAATGGTTTGGTGGGCATCGCAGCAGTCTTCCATTAGTCGGGAATTCGCCTGTGATGAGGCGGCAATTGATTCACCATCAGATATCGTCATGTATTTGCAAACATTACTTACAATCATGGAATACAGTGCATCGCAAGCGGAAGAGACGCCCACATCACTGGCATTTGGAAGAGGAAAGAGCATCGTTGCCAAACGCGCTCGCCGCCTCACCCAAATTGCCAAGAGAAAAGAAATCGATCGTCGATCCCGAATTTTGGGTCCGGCGGCGTGTTTCAGCCTTGTGATGTTGGCAACCTTGATTGGATTTTTGTGGCTACCAATTGATGTGCTTGCATCGTCTCGTACTAATTGGTCGCCTTGGCCAACTTGGTCTGCAGGCGTCTTACATGACTTTGATATTCCCGCTCGTGACTTCGAAGTTTTCGACCCCCGAATTGAACTGCACGAACTGTTGGAACATCAGACACCTGAGAGTATCGATGACGACTAG
- a CDS encoding LTA synthase family protein — MSKNFLPSNMLSGLSNPGPNASGELSEGALKEHSGFVYTVGNWYSVLSEWSGRYFVIAIIFAITLSYLLLLRTIMVVTYANFDKLSFGDGLSLFSVGLQFDVLVALCFVVPQLFHITIFSNRRVRGKTSRLLLDGAWIIAFLFLPFICIAEFIFFDEFQSRLNYIAFEYIVYPTEVCCNIWESYPLIDLIAIVGACGGSLWFLLRKNFHKRIATPMPWKRRYGFLVSCLTGMMILWSTIGADSRQISRDRVANECTWNGLYSFVYYAWTCRFEFKENYVTLDGSDSVQRLQQQVVGEGDKLKTGSTNPVDRIVDTDGPKQNFNVVLILEESLGSDFVGVLCDGRKLTPHFDELTRKGILFDNFYATGNRTARALEAVLTSMPPIPTESILKRDHSDRVFTLANVLAKRGYERLFMTGGRGLFDGVRSFMKANGFNHFIEQSDFKDPLFANAWGVSDEDLFRKALGELDNLHGTGNPFFATILTVSNHRPYTYPEGRIPNKEQTRENAVKYADWALGYFFREAQSHDFYRNTIFIVMGDHGARVSGSQLFPMSSYRVPVLMIQPNGKDQGTRCNTLACLLDIAPTIMGRLGGDYRSVFFGYDALLADPKKGRAVMQHNHDVALLDSQNRMVVLGFGKSAEGFELDQTNHQLEQKESPDSDMLQNAVSLFQSAFELYYSDRWFPGSG, encoded by the coding sequence ATGTCAAAAAACTTTTTACCATCAAACATGCTTTCAGGATTATCCAATCCGGGTCCAAATGCATCGGGCGAATTATCAGAAGGCGCTTTGAAGGAACATTCAGGCTTCGTTTATACCGTAGGGAACTGGTATTCCGTTTTATCTGAATGGTCGGGTCGGTATTTCGTGATTGCCATTATTTTTGCAATTACTCTTTCGTATCTGTTGCTTTTGCGAACCATCATGGTGGTGACCTATGCAAACTTTGACAAACTCTCTTTCGGGGATGGTCTCAGTTTGTTTTCAGTGGGATTGCAGTTTGATGTACTCGTTGCGCTTTGCTTTGTGGTGCCTCAGTTATTTCATATCACCATCTTTTCGAACCGCAGAGTCAGGGGGAAAACGAGTCGCCTGTTGCTGGACGGGGCATGGATCATTGCCTTTTTGTTTCTGCCATTTATATGTATTGCTGAATTCATTTTTTTCGATGAGTTTCAATCACGGCTGAATTACATTGCCTTTGAATATATAGTCTACCCTACCGAAGTGTGCTGCAACATCTGGGAGTCATATCCACTCATTGACCTGATAGCCATTGTTGGTGCTTGTGGAGGAAGTCTCTGGTTTCTATTGCGAAAGAATTTTCATAAGAGGATCGCAACGCCAATGCCCTGGAAACGGCGTTATGGATTTTTGGTAAGCTGCCTCACTGGGATGATGATCTTATGGTCCACAATCGGAGCAGACAGTCGACAGATCTCTCGCGACCGTGTCGCAAACGAATGCACCTGGAACGGATTATATAGTTTTGTGTATTACGCTTGGACTTGCCGGTTTGAATTCAAGGAAAATTATGTCACACTCGACGGTTCTGATTCTGTTCAACGGTTACAACAACAGGTTGTAGGAGAGGGAGACAAACTGAAAACAGGATCAACCAATCCTGTCGACCGAATTGTTGACACCGACGGACCTAAACAAAATTTCAATGTTGTGCTGATTTTGGAAGAAAGCCTGGGTTCTGACTTTGTTGGTGTTTTGTGTGATGGCCGGAAGCTCACACCCCACTTTGATGAGCTTACCCGCAAAGGGATCTTATTTGACAATTTCTACGCCACGGGAAATCGAACTGCACGTGCATTGGAAGCGGTGCTGACCTCCATGCCACCGATTCCCACCGAGTCCATTCTTAAACGAGATCATTCCGACCGTGTGTTTACTCTGGCAAACGTTCTTGCCAAGCGTGGCTACGAGCGGCTGTTTATGACCGGAGGCCGTGGGCTGTTTGACGGCGTGCGTTCATTCATGAAGGCGAACGGTTTCAATCATTTCATTGAACAATCAGATTTTAAAGACCCTCTCTTCGCCAACGCTTGGGGAGTCAGTGATGAAGACTTATTTCGAAAGGCTCTTGGCGAACTCGATAATTTACACGGAACTGGAAATCCATTTTTTGCCACAATCCTTACGGTATCCAACCATCGGCCTTACACATATCCAGAAGGGCGAATTCCTAATAAGGAACAAACACGCGAAAACGCAGTAAAGTACGCCGATTGGGCATTGGGTTATTTCTTTCGTGAAGCACAGTCGCACGATTTCTATCGCAATACAATCTTCATTGTAATGGGTGACCATGGAGCCCGAGTTTCCGGTAGTCAGCTTTTTCCAATGAGTTCCTATCGAGTTCCGGTTTTGATGATTCAACCGAATGGAAAAGACCAGGGAACACGCTGCAATACTTTAGCTTGCTTACTGGATATCGCGCCAACCATTATGGGGCGACTTGGCGGCGATTATCGGTCTGTCTTTTTCGGCTACGATGCGCTTCTGGCTGATCCAAAGAAAGGACGCGCTGTCATGCAGCATAACCACGACGTGGCATTACTCGATTCTCAGAATCGCATGGTCGTTCTGGGGTTTGGTAAATCAGCAGAAGGCTTCGAACTTGATCAAACCAACCATCAGCTTGAACAAAAAGAATCCCCTGACTCTGATATGCTACAAAACGCAGTATCACTTTTTCAATCAGCTTTTGAACTATATTATTCTGATCGATGGTTTCCAGGTTCCGGTTGA
- the tnpC gene encoding IS66 family transposase, with translation MNQKRSSLPNDVQSCHDMIHKLGETVGEQQREVEQLKHFIDRLLRQRFGARSEKIAPNQMSLFDEPDTLEETADPEDDEPPPTVVSAHRRRGGGRNKLPDHLPRERVEHDLTESEKRCPCCDQTRQRIGKVSHEQLEFIPASLKVIEHIRFKYACRECEEHVALAPAPARPIAKGFAGPGLLSTILVGKYSDHLPLYRHESILSRNGVQLSRSTMSRWVLETAELLQPLTDLMKNRVLQSHVVHTDDTTIPVQDQRLSRTRTGRFWVYCGDAAHPYSVYDFTPNRERAGPQAFLEHFCGYLQADAYAGYEELYRSGRIQQVLCWAHARRKFYDARTVQPEAAHRALLFIQQLYAIEREADELKSDLPQPEGRERCWQHRRQLRQEKALPILEQFRDWLTETVRSLLPKSPVAAAIQYLLSRWSGFTRYCTEGILSIDNNLAERTLRPCAIGRKNYLFVGSDRGGEAAAVHYSLMASCKANEVEPFAYLRDVLSRITDHASDRLEELLPDQWLKQHPEAHYTRRR, from the coding sequence ATGAACCAGAAACGATCTTCACTGCCGAACGACGTCCAATCCTGCCATGACATGATTCATAAACTGGGTGAGACCGTGGGAGAGCAACAGCGGGAAGTCGAGCAACTCAAACATTTCATTGATCGGCTGCTGCGACAACGCTTTGGTGCCCGTTCTGAAAAGATCGCCCCCAATCAAATGAGTCTGTTTGACGAACCCGATACCCTGGAGGAAACAGCCGATCCTGAGGACGATGAACCTCCTCCCACTGTGGTTTCCGCACATCGCCGTCGTGGCGGCGGCCGCAACAAGCTACCCGATCATCTACCCCGGGAACGGGTAGAACATGACCTGACCGAATCGGAAAAACGCTGTCCCTGCTGTGACCAGACACGGCAGCGGATCGGAAAGGTCAGCCACGAACAACTGGAATTCATTCCCGCCAGCCTGAAAGTGATCGAACACATACGTTTCAAATACGCGTGCCGGGAGTGTGAAGAGCATGTGGCGCTGGCTCCAGCTCCTGCCCGGCCGATTGCCAAAGGCTTTGCCGGGCCCGGCCTGCTCTCAACGATCCTGGTGGGGAAATACTCAGACCATCTCCCCCTGTATCGTCATGAATCGATTCTCAGCCGGAACGGCGTGCAGCTTTCACGGAGCACGATGAGCCGCTGGGTACTGGAAACCGCGGAATTACTGCAACCGTTAACCGATCTGATGAAGAACCGGGTTTTACAGTCGCATGTCGTGCATACGGACGACACGACGATTCCCGTCCAGGACCAACGGCTTTCCCGCACGCGGACCGGCCGGTTCTGGGTTTACTGTGGCGATGCCGCGCACCCGTATTCGGTCTATGATTTCACACCGAACCGGGAGCGCGCCGGTCCCCAGGCGTTTTTAGAACACTTTTGCGGTTATCTGCAGGCAGACGCGTATGCCGGCTATGAAGAACTATACCGGTCAGGCAGGATTCAGCAGGTCTTGTGCTGGGCGCATGCGCGACGTAAGTTTTACGATGCGCGGACCGTGCAGCCGGAAGCCGCCCATCGGGCATTATTGTTTATTCAACAGTTATACGCGATTGAACGGGAAGCCGACGAGTTGAAGTCGGATCTGCCACAGCCGGAGGGTCGTGAACGCTGTTGGCAGCACCGCCGGCAGTTACGACAGGAAAAGGCGTTACCGATTCTGGAACAGTTCCGTGACTGGTTGACGGAAACCGTGCGCAGTCTGTTGCCGAAAAGTCCGGTGGCAGCGGCGATTCAATATCTGTTAAGTCGTTGGTCCGGTTTTACGCGGTATTGTACAGAGGGCATTCTGTCGATTGACAACAATCTGGCCGAACGCACCTTGCGTCCCTGTGCTATTGGCCGGAAGAATTATCTATTCGTCGGCAGTGATCGGGGCGGCGAGGCCGCCGCCGTGCACTACAGTCTGATGGCCAGTTGCAAAGCAAACGAAGTAGAACCGTTTGCTTATCTGAGAGATGTGCTGAGTCGGATAACCGATCACGCCTCCGATCGTCTGGAAGAACTGCTGCCGGACCAATGGCTGAAGCAACACCCCGAAGCTCACTACACCCGCCGACGCTGA
- the tnpB gene encoding IS66 family insertion sequence element accessory protein TnpB (TnpB, as the term is used for proteins encoded by IS66 family insertion elements, is considered an accessory protein, since TnpC, encoded by a neighboring gene, is a DDE family transposase.), with translation MLNLPTRIYFCTVPTDMRKSFDGLLRMTEVYLQQNVLDGGLFVFLNKKQDRIKLLYWDHDGLAIWYKRLEAGTYQRLSSPEGIHGLQLSSTDLALLLQGIDLTSVQRRKRYQISEKASTS, from the coding sequence ATGCTGAATCTGCCGACCCGCATTTATTTCTGCACGGTCCCCACTGATATGCGTAAAAGTTTTGACGGCCTGCTGCGAATGACCGAAGTCTACCTGCAGCAAAACGTACTCGACGGGGGATTGTTTGTGTTCCTCAACAAAAAACAGGATCGCATCAAGCTGCTGTACTGGGACCACGATGGTCTGGCCATCTGGTACAAGCGGCTGGAAGCGGGCACATACCAGCGTCTCTCCAGCCCGGAGGGCATACACGGCCTGCAACTGTCCTCTACCGATCTGGCACTCCTGCTGCAGGGCATCGACCTGACCAGCGTGCAGCGCAGAAAACGCTATCAGATTTCAGAAAAAGCATCGACTTCATAA
- the tnpA gene encoding IS66 family insertion sequence element accessory protein TnpA — MSASQPTPRADQRRNPNREAFWRQTLSDRLQSGLSIRAFCQREGLSEPAYHYWRRELKKRDAAKTAAASFLPVEVHLPATSIEIVFSHGTTVRVGNGCDRTTLETVLAALEQRAC; from the coding sequence ATGTCCGCATCCCAGCCAACCCCGCGTGCCGACCAGCGACGGAACCCGAACCGTGAAGCGTTCTGGCGACAAACCCTTTCAGACCGACTGCAGTCCGGACTCTCGATCCGTGCCTTCTGTCAGCGTGAGGGACTCAGCGAACCAGCTTACCACTACTGGCGGCGGGAACTGAAAAAACGCGATGCCGCGAAAACCGCTGCAGCTTCCTTTCTGCCCGTTGAAGTCCATCTCCCTGCCACGTCGATTGAAATCGTCTTCTCCCATGGCACCACGGTTCGCGTCGGTAACGGCTGTGATCGGACCACGCTCGAAACCGTGCTCGCCGCATTGGAGCAGCGCGCATGCTGA
- a CDS encoding phosphatase PAP2 family protein produces MNPLRTLTLQMQNALFLAKEFQMLVSLSVSALVLLTGCITTTKTTRIESSISGQISEIAQPSGYQQISDPIKNDDNESGIASIVGDSSSYPNWFELTPDLISSLPLHQQLETGTTHSGEVNEPLGLVTIEGFLSNNLPDDPAGFNSVFDDDMQLENLTLWKRIKSDHTNYYSKDSLTWLAGGLGVGAIMANTSIDEGIQNHFQTSVHSASSDDWIETLHAQKEWGNGRYTLPIFAAAWVAGKLFERVPLASTTGEWGERSIRAILVGTPPMLAMQYVTGASRPGETSSGSRWKPFQDNNGVSGHSFMGAILFLAAAKMTKKPLLKLAFYAGSTLAPLSRVNDNHHYPSQAFLGWWMAWIATNAVDATQKADRNWSVFPISYPGASGIAVEFRW; encoded by the coding sequence ATGAATCCACTGAGAACGCTGACATTGCAAATGCAAAATGCGCTATTCTTGGCGAAAGAATTCCAAATGCTGGTCTCTTTGAGTGTGAGCGCGCTCGTTCTATTAACAGGATGTATCACCACCACCAAGACGACTCGAATCGAATCATCCATATCAGGTCAAATTAGTGAAATCGCTCAACCATCAGGTTACCAACAGATCAGTGATCCAATTAAAAATGATGATAACGAATCTGGAATTGCCAGCATTGTTGGTGACAGTTCGTCTTATCCGAATTGGTTTGAGCTGACGCCAGACCTGATCAGCTCTCTCCCACTGCATCAGCAGCTTGAAACGGGGACAACTCACTCTGGAGAGGTAAACGAACCACTAGGGTTGGTCACGATCGAGGGATTCCTGTCAAACAACCTTCCCGATGATCCCGCTGGATTCAATTCCGTTTTCGACGACGACATGCAGTTAGAAAATCTGACTCTCTGGAAGCGCATTAAATCTGACCATACCAACTACTATTCAAAAGATTCACTCACTTGGTTAGCAGGCGGCCTCGGCGTGGGAGCCATCATGGCAAATACATCAATTGACGAGGGAATCCAAAATCACTTTCAGACCAGCGTTCACAGTGCGAGCTCAGACGATTGGATCGAAACGTTGCATGCGCAAAAAGAATGGGGCAACGGGCGCTATACGTTGCCGATTTTCGCGGCAGCCTGGGTGGCGGGAAAACTCTTTGAGAGGGTTCCACTAGCAAGTACAACAGGGGAATGGGGCGAACGCTCGATCCGGGCGATCCTGGTTGGCACACCTCCGATGCTCGCCATGCAATATGTAACTGGTGCCTCGCGCCCAGGAGAGACAAGTTCCGGTTCAAGATGGAAACCGTTTCAAGATAATAACGGGGTAAGTGGTCACAGTTTCATGGGGGCAATACTATTTCTGGCTGCTGCAAAGATGACTAAAAAACCACTTCTTAAGTTGGCTTTCTACGCCGGTTCCACTTTGGCACCGTTGTCCCGAGTTAATGATAACCACCACTACCCCTCACAGGCTTTTCTAGGTTGGTGGATGGCTTGGATCGCCACGAACGCCGTCGATGCAACACAGAAGGCAGATCGAAACTGGTCCGTATTTCCGATTTCGTATCCAGGTGCGAGTGGTATTGCTGTGGAATTTCGGTGGTAA
- a CDS encoding TolC family protein, with product MMAHLHTLILLLLLAFSGCRTSGSSRSDLSAMKDISSTPSPVIKTQAARVTVPVKRKPDTNIKKVSLNFTESDKSKTPTESPHFARQSQSLSVYDSISLALEGNPDLVALRETEQVGVATVGVAETYPFNPMVQVQVTPSQENRKIPNRGPGTTSHYVLLMQRIQLAHQQQYREDAAHSSLNGVRWNIHQAELQTTALTAQLYFTALYQRGLLEIAEASQSNNERLLESLIKRFEAGDISGADLATVRIDTRSTNQQLRLAEANYQTALRNLRRQLGLPPDSPEEIEGDLRMIRWLLPTAGNEGSMTSGMGLQSLDVPNDNQAWMASWAASRPDVLVAHANIDVASANLNLATADRVPDLTMGPYYQQDPDGLARFGLRAELNLPIINTGRPLETQRMTELNQRTALWRQTLLKAELEAQAAFERYKLAFDVLAKEKTYSISELPQELQSLEKQFLAGEVDVVRIIQARTSILQNQRAQLNLFNELAQSAALLVGATGMPLDLLMGQ from the coding sequence ATGATGGCTCATCTTCACACCCTGATTTTGTTGCTGCTATTGGCATTCAGCGGATGCAGAACCAGCGGTTCATCTCGATCTGACCTGAGCGCTATGAAAGACATTTCGAGTACCCCATCTCCTGTGATAAAAACTCAGGCAGCCAGAGTCACAGTTCCTGTTAAACGCAAACCAGATACCAACATAAAAAAAGTGTCGTTAAATTTTACGGAATCAGATAAATCCAAAACTCCTACTGAGTCCCCCCATTTTGCAAGGCAGTCGCAGTCATTGTCTGTTTACGATAGCATCTCGCTGGCCTTGGAAGGGAACCCGGACCTGGTTGCCCTCCGTGAAACGGAACAAGTGGGCGTTGCCACTGTGGGAGTAGCTGAAACTTATCCATTTAACCCAATGGTACAGGTACAGGTCACTCCCAGTCAGGAAAACCGAAAGATTCCCAATAGAGGACCTGGGACCACTTCACACTATGTACTATTGATGCAACGAATTCAGTTAGCACATCAACAACAGTACCGTGAGGACGCAGCGCATTCATCGTTAAATGGAGTGCGTTGGAATATTCATCAAGCCGAACTTCAAACGACTGCGCTTACTGCACAGTTATATTTCACGGCACTTTACCAGCGAGGACTTTTGGAGATAGCAGAGGCCAGTCAGAGCAATAATGAGCGTTTGCTCGAATCGTTGATAAAGCGATTTGAGGCAGGTGATATCTCTGGTGCTGACCTTGCTACGGTTCGTATCGATACACGCTCCACAAACCAGCAATTGCGATTAGCAGAAGCAAATTATCAGACAGCACTTCGTAATCTTCGACGCCAGCTTGGACTGCCACCGGACTCTCCCGAAGAGATTGAAGGTGACCTGAGAATGATCCGATGGCTGCTTCCCACTGCGGGGAACGAGGGATCGATGACATCTGGAATGGGTCTTCAAAGTCTTGATGTTCCCAACGACAATCAGGCGTGGATGGCGAGTTGGGCCGCATCCCGGCCCGATGTGCTTGTGGCGCACGCGAATATCGATGTAGCATCAGCCAATTTAAATCTTGCTACTGCAGACCGTGTTCCCGATTTGACGATGGGACCTTATTATCAGCAAGACCCGGATGGGTTGGCACGTTTTGGACTCCGGGCAGAACTGAACCTGCCAATTATTAATACAGGTAGACCTCTCGAAACACAGCGTATGACCGAACTAAATCAGAGGACTGCATTATGGCGCCAGACGCTTCTGAAAGCTGAGTTAGAAGCACAGGCGGCGTTCGAACGATACAAACTCGCTTTTGACGTACTCGCCAAAGAGAAAACGTACAGTATTTCAGAGTTGCCACAAGAATTGCAGAGTTTGGAGAAACAATTCCTTGCAGGAGAAGTGGATGTTGTTCGGATCATCCAGGCTCGAACCAGTATTTTACAAAATCAACGCGCTCAACTCAACCTATTCAACGAACTCGCTCAGTCCGCCGCTCTCTTAGTTGGCGCGACCGGCATGCCTTTAGACCTGCTCATGGGTCAGTGA